The window TAGTAAGATAGAGTTTTGACGAATTCCTGATACTTTGCCGGACTGTCATCCCTTGCAATGCCGTCAATGTGCTCGTAGTTGAGGTTGCCCCTGAATGGCTTTGGTTTGATCGCCGACGGGATGACTTTGACCCCCCCTTTGTCTTGAACCACGACTGCTTTGGTGTACGGTTCTCCAGTTTTCATTCCTTCCTTCCAATCTGGATTTGCAGCGAGCCAGTCGACCCATTGCCTGGACGAGCGGGGGACATTCTCGCTTGGAGGATTCACTTTCTTAACCTCTCTCAACTCCGACCCTTCGATGCAGTCGACAATTATTTCCACTCGCTTCTCCGCCCCAATGTCGTCCCGGAACATGCCTGCCATTATACCCCAGTCTCCTTTCAGTTTACCAATTTCTGTTGTCGAGCTACCAATCATTACAGCGTCGTAGTTGATCTTCTTGACGTCCTTGCGGTCAATCCATGCCAAGAACTCGGAAAGGTAGCACTTTATCGTCAAGTCAGTCACGAGCATTAGCGGTCAAGAGCCTTTGTTTCTCTTACCCTGCCTGCCTGACCGCCGAGACCTTTGCGACTCCCTTTGCAGCTCGCGGCAAATTTCATATCTCCCTCGGGGAGAATTTCTTCAGCAATGTATATCGCATAATATACAGCTCTGAACCGCTGGTCAGCCCTGAATGCCGCTTGATCAATGTGTCGTTTCATACCGCTCTGCAGAGCCTCGAATCCCGAACGCTGTCGTGACCATAGCCCAAAAGGTCGCAGCAAGCAAGAGCAACAACGAGCGATTCATTATTTCTGGTTTTTGTATTCTCAAGACAGAAAGTGGCTCGAGTTAGGAGGTTGACGAACTGTGAAAATGGCGCAGTTCATATATAGACTAGatcatacggagtacacacaCCCGCGCGTTGTGATATCCAAGGAGTCCAAGTATATAATTGCCTACAACAAATAAAGCAGGAATACTTAATTCCCAAGCTCTTGAAAGACGGCATAGGCCTGGGGAATCCGACGATGAGGTCCTCTCGAAACGGTCCGTAGCGTTGGCTCGTTGCAGGGATTCCGTGCTATGATCCCCACGCCATCCATGTTCTGATGTTCGGGATATCGCCAGGAATGGTTGCTGTAGTCCGGGCCCGCTCCGAACTCCGAGATAGAAGAGTAATGCTCCCAGAAATGTGGCACAGGCGATTAATAATCTGAATCAAATTCTGCTAATCGTTTCCTGGTTTCAGTAAGCAACTATTGAAAATATAGCCAGGGTTCAACGGCGCGGCTCTGTTCCAATTATAGATGATATTCACTTTCATGAATCACGAACTTGTGACTACATATCCTTGACTGTGCCTCAAAGTCATTTGTGCGATCTCCGGTTACAAAATGTCATGAAGAAATAATTTCTCCATCTATTTTAATCTGCCATTCCTTTACGCTTCTTTCGTCCTCATCCAATCTCCTCATTCCTTTGCCACCAACCATAGCCCTCTGCACTCTACTACAAGGCATCTGTGGCCTGTACTGTCGCTGTCATTCCTTGCTGATAAATATTCCAAAATCCCAACTTTCATCAAGTAGTTCTGCACCTCCTCCAGCTCAACGCCTGACCCGCTGATCCTCGAGCCACCGAGAGATGCGGTTAGATCTCTGCGCCGGTGCATTGGCCTTggctgtgctgtgctccCAATTCGCAGAGGCATCTCAGACAGAGGATGATGCCAAAGATTTCTTCGAAGAACCAACGGAAGATCCCCATACATTCTATTCAGATCTGCATCCCTGCCCTAGGAAATGCGATGGTAAAGCCCCTGAAGATTGGGATGTCTTTACGGATTTTGATCGGCTAAAACTTTGTCTTCAACCCGTGTTGTTTGACATGTCGTTATACAACCCCGTTGATGATTACGATACGCCTCTCAAGTTGCGCATATGTACAAAAGGTAACGACAGAACGCGTGTGAACGCTCTTTTCAGCAGCAGAGAGCCACCGGCTATCGGAGAAATTACGCCGCCACGAACTACGCAGTTGCGTGTGCGACAATCCGTCGAGGAATGTATTACTGGAAGACAAAGCAAGGCTCGTTTGAAGCTCATTCGTGAAGTCTCCCAAGATGGCTCAGGCTATTCGGAACCTATCTCGACGCTTCTTGGACACTTCTCGGAATATTTCGAGGACAAGGCAAATTGTCATGATCAAGTCCTTTTCGGATACGCCAATGGCACAGTCGTCGGCATGTATGCTGGCAAAGCCTTCGGAAGAGCCACAGTAAACTCCGTCGTGGGCCGTCTTCTGGCCTCCATTGCCAACGACGGGCACTCTTCTAACATGATGGGGGAAATCTGCGGGAAAGGACGCAATGCAGAGCATGTCTTTGGCATAGCGATCAGCGCTGATGGCGACTTGGCTGCTGTCCAGAGCGCTGTCCGAAGGTGGGATGGTGCTGAATGCGGAGAAGAGACATCAGCTTCTACTTCAAGTCTGGAATTGAACGTCTGGCAGACGCAGGACATTTTCAGAGGAAACGACACCAACCAATGGTTGAGCACCTTACCAAGGAATACGACCAGCCGACATGTGGTCAATCTTTCCGCCCGTGGCGATTGCCGTACGTTGAAGGTCATGGCTGGTGATTCCTGCAGTGCACTGGCTGTTCGATGCGGAATCTCAGGAGCTGCTTTCATGAATTATAATAGCGACCCGAAGCTATGCTCAAGCCTAATGCCTGAACAGAGGATCTGCTGCTCGTCTGGAAGCCTGCCCGACATCCGACCCAAACCAAATGATGACGGGTATGCCCCGTCTCAGATGCGACACCATTGTTCATTGCGCTAACCCCTTCCTTTGAAGATCCTGTGCCACTTATCATGTGAATCCTAACGATAGCTGTTCTAAAATTGCTGCTGCCAACGGGCTCGACATTGAAGACCTGTTCATTTTCAATTCAGGTCAACGCGGGACCTGGGGGTGGACCGGGTGTGGAAGCTTAATGGCTGGTCTGAATATCGTGTGTTCATCTCACCTCCTATCATTCCGTCATAATAATACTGAGATGCCTTCTATTTATAGTGTATAAGTCATGGCACGCCGCCTATGCCTGCACCGGTAGCCAACGCCGTCTGTGGCCCTACAAAGCCCGGTTCCAAACCACCTCTTGCCTCGCAGAGTCTTGCAGATCTTAATCCGTGCCCGCTGAAAGCTTGCTGCAACATTTGGGGACAATGTGGCATCTCTGGTGTAAGTGTGGATTACGAATGCCATAATTGACACTCAATCTGGTTGACTGGCAACATTAGGACTTTTGCCAGGAAAAGCGCGGCAAAACGGGCAATCCCGGAACGGCACCTCGATCGGTGAACGGGTAAGTATCTAGGAGGCACGGTGCATAAAGAAATACTTTCTTGCTAAGAAATGGCACTGTAGATGTATATCCAACTGTGGTGTGGACATTATCAGCACTTCCCGGAATGCAAACTTCGGCCGTATCGGCTATTATGAGTCTTGGAATTTCAACCGCGACTGTCTCCATTTACGGGCCAGCAGCGCCAATACGGACGGGAGCTACACGATAATTCATTGGGCCTTTATGGACATTGATCCGTCAAATTGGATGCCTAAACTCAAAGACGATCATCAGCAATGGGATGAGTTTACGTCCTTGCAAGGGGTGAAAAAGATCATCTCGTTTGGTGGCTGGAGTTTCTCAACAGATCCTGCGACGTATAACCTGCTTCGACAAGCAATGAGCCCGCAGAATCGGATCGCCTTTTCCAACAACATCGCCAACTTCCTGGTTGATCAAGGCCTGGACGGTGTTGACTTTGATTGGGAATATCCCGGAGTAGGTACCCGAGCAATATGTGCACATCTACATACAATTAACCGAAGGAACTCACTAATGGTTAATGAAAGGCTACGGACATCGACGGGACACCACCAGGTTCTCCTAGTGATGGGCCCAACTACCTCAAATTCTTATGGACAATGAAAGATGCACTTGCTCGCGGATCCCATGATAAGTCGGTCTCGATAGCCGCTCCAGCATCATATTGGTACCTCAAGGCCTTCCCGATACAGAAGATGGCGGAAGTGGTGGACTATATCGTGTACATGACGTACGATCTTCACGGTTTGTCTCCGCATTCCTTGCCTTCTCTCCCTCGATGAGACAGTAGTCGCTCATCTAAACGCATAGGGCAATGGGATGCCGGGAACCAATATTCTATGGATGGCTGCCCGGCAGGTAACTGCCTACGATCACACGTCAATCTCACGGAAACAACGGCGGCGCTTGCCATGAGTACGTATTACCGCACCATGTTATAATGCGCGTTGCACGAAGCTCACTTCACTTTGCAGTCACCAAAGCCGGGGTTCCCTCCACCAAGATCTACGTGGGCGAGGCAAGCTATGGCCGATCGTTCAAAATGTCCAAGGCGGGCTGTGTTGATCCCATGTGCACCTTTGAAGGAGATAGGTATAATTCCGAAGCAATGCCTGGCGTGTGCACCGGTACAGAAGGATATCTCTCGAATGCCGAGATCAACCGGATACAGAGTGTGCAAAGCAACGTTCGAACTTGGCACGATCATTCAAATTCGGATATAATGGTGTATGATGGTAAGTCTAAACGAAAATtgtaaaaaaaaaaaaaaccagGGATCAGTCATGCGCGTTTAGTTCCCAATTCCGTGCATGCTGACCTTTGTGTCGTACCAGATACCGAGTGGGTTGCCTACATGACCACTACGACAAAGAACACGCGCCGGAAGCATTGGAAGAACCATCAGTTCGCGGGTACAATTGATTGGGCAGTAGATCTTCAAGAGTTcacgtccgacgacgactatggcggcagcggcgacgacgaaaaggATGAGTTCGACGGGTCGACTCCGCCATCCAGCTGTGATGGCTCGTACAATACATTGGAAGCCATCGAAGCGGACAAAGACAAGATGGAGGATCACTGCCGGGACGAGTACATGCTGCAAGTGCTACAAAAGATGCTGGAAGACTCGCTCAAGACGCACGACACGCTCCTGGCCAATAATTACGACCACTACTTCGATCTCtatgccgaggccgtcatcCACAGCTCCGGCAAAGCTGTCAAGGATttcatgtacaagcacggaaACGACTACTTTTCGTGCATCGTCACCGAGACGTACCACGGCTGCGACCATTGTAGAGCAATCAACACGAACCCTGAAACTGTTGACCGCAGTTGTCGATACTGCGAGAACTACGACTGCGGCGCGGCAAGCGGTTGCGTACCCGGAAAGGTTGACCTCTGCCAACTGCATCACTCGTTCCGATATCGTAACATATCGATGCCATGCCCACCTGACTACGCGATGCGGTCTTCTGGTCGTCCAGACGATGATAGTCCTCCACAGCAAGCAACGTACTGGACTATGCTCGAAGGCAAGTCGGACAGTTTCTACGCCGACCTCTACAAGGGTGTAGGCATCGACAACGAGCACATAAAATGGAAAGACGTGCAGCAATACCCTACGGAGAAGAATGATGCGAGCTATTCCCATCAATTTTGGGATTACAACTTCCCTGTAGTCGACAACTACAGAGAGAAAGATGTGGCCAATCCAAAGGAAATTATCGACAAGGGGCGCAGCAACCTGAACAGCATGGGCCCGGATCTTGCCTCGGTTCTGGAACAGATCAAGAAACAAAGCTACGGCGGCTTCGTTGGTGATCTTGTCGATGCGCTCGCGATGCCCATCATCTTGGTCGAGCAAGCGGTGGCCAGCATGAAGACGGTCAATGACATTGGCGAGCACATCGACGAGGAAAAGCGCaaggccatcatcatcggctTCCTCACCGCTCTTTTGTTCTTTGTGCCCTTTGTAGGCGAGCTTGCGGGAACCTTtgtcgccatggccggcgtTTCTCGGATCCTGACCATCGTCGGGGCCGTCGGCAACGCGGCGCTGGACATATACTCGGTCGTCGATTCCAAAGGCAACGACCCTTTGGCCATTCTCAGCCTCGTTCTCGCTCCGGCTGCCATTTTCGACGTCGCGCGTATCGGCAAAGCGGCGACGATTCGTCGGGGTGCGCAGGAGACGGAGGTTGCGAAGCTCGGCAAGGAGACGAAGGCTCGGCTCGACATGATTGATCGCATCAAGGGCAGAACAACGTGTGCGCTGCAGAAGCGAGATTGGAAGGACAAGACGGCGCTTGGTGGCATGCCACTGCCAACGAGCAATCTAGCCACACAATGGTAAGCGACGGAGGTGAGCGGAGGAGGTGAGCGGAAGCCGCGAGCGATGAGGTGAGCACTCGTGGTGAACCGTCGAGGATCGGCGTGCTTGGTGAGCGTTTGGTGgcaggccatggcggcaAGATTGACGGGCCATTCACAACGAGGGAATGTCGCAAGAGGAAGGGGGAAAAGAGATGGCGATGGGATCGCATGCTATTTGGGTGTGTTGCATGATACGACCATATTGGTGTACCGGTCGTGGTTGGCGTTGAAGAACGATGACGTTTTTGTGTACTATCTCGTCATGGCAAATTATGCCGATTCTCCATTCATACGTTATTACTCTTTCCTTCAACGCGTTAATCTTCTCCTCCATTGGCTTGGTTGATGCCACATCTATCCTTGATACCTGATGAGCAATTTGAAGCAGTTTTCATTTTCACATGTTACGCTTTGTCTCGAGAACTGCCCACGAATTAATTATGTGAGCGTTGAGAGTGCCCAGCAagctgtaagtacggagtaatatgACATGGAGAGGAGTTGTGCTCCAGAGGAACTCTGGGGAGTGACATATAATGACAAGTTTTCaaattacttaagtacatgtacatgtacttacagtatgtgTACGGATAATTACTATGAactaattactccgtaataattGATTAattactacggagtagcatGCTCACGCTTATTATCGTGACCCACAACGCGGTAGGACATGCCAAAACGGGAAATATCAATAAGATATCCACAGCGGAAATATTACCCACTATAATCTAAGCTCACGCTTCGCAAACATGTCATaaatagtacggagtacagagtacatgaTAAATACATATATTTACACCGCTCTGCTCCTGTTGCCACCGAGCGAAGCCCACACTTTGAACATCTCCATACTGCCTGTCTTCATACCATTTCCACGTGTTCATTTGCGATGGATTTCGTCCGATTTCGTTCGCTTCCAACCGAGATTCGAGAGGTGATCTGGCTCCTGAgcctgccggccgacgagcccgagGTCTGTCTCATGTGGCCGGTGAATCTATTCGAAAGAGAAGAGGGCCCGGCGAGCATGCGGCCAAGCCGACCATTCATTGTCGATACCGCTTTTCCGGCCATGATGCACGTATGTCACGAATCCCGCGTGCTGGCGCAGGACTCGAAACGCAGTCGAGTGAGATTCCGATGGTCCATTGCGGCAGCATGCCCGGTGCCCTTTCGTCATTATCGACCAGACCTCGACACAATGTACTTTGGAGCGGAGAATCTTCATCCGATCTTGCGGTCCTCCGATTTGGACGACCAGCTGTCGGACGTGAAGTCGGTGGCGTTTGACATTCACGAGTGCCTTCGACATGAAATACACGTCATCGACTTCATCCGGCAAGAGTTTGGCTCGCTTCAGACTCTATCGTTCGTATTGGCAGACTCGACAGGCGAGAAGAAGATTGATGATTTCGGAAGACCCGAATGCGTTGCATTCAGACAGCCCTCTCGATGGTGCAAGCTGCAACAGATCCCCCAAGAAATGATGGATAAAACACGGCTCTATCCGAACTTTCCGGTGCGAGGGCGAAATCCAGTTTCGCTCTTGGATTTTCTCCATTATTTTCGAACGAAGCTTGAAGCCAGCGCACTCGAGGGGCGTCGACTCGCTTCGGCCATCCAGGGGACCGATCGGTCGcacgtcgtggccgacgaggagaacTTCCTCTGGCATGGGCCAAACTTGAAAATTCAGGCTCAGACATTCGTCGAGTACCAAAAAGACGGAAGCTGGAAAGAGGTTTGCGGCGATAGACAATTTGTTGCGTCTCTTGATACCGTCATGTCGGGCCGATATGTTCCCATGGCCAAGAGGCTGAACCCGGAACGCTGCCGAGTGAATGACCTGGATGGCGATTTCGAGTTGATTTATCTCACAGCTAGcgacgactacgacgacgacgacgacgacgatatGTACTAAGAGGATGCAGAGGACGAACGTCCATCACGCGGCTGGTACGAGCCTTGCACCCTCTTTGCCGGAGATTTGCACGAATAATCCAACCTCGCATCATCTTAAAGGTGTTGGCTCAATGGTCAAATGGAACAAGATGGATTGGAACAAGATGGATGGCCGACAGAGCGAGCGAGCGTTTTGGCGTCGCGTCGAAGGACCGCAGGCTACTCAACCGCAGCCAGACCAGCCGGTACTCGAAAAATGATACTCG of the Drechmeria coniospora strain ARSEF 6962 chromosome 01, whole genome shotgun sequence genome contains:
- a CDS encoding putative glycoside hydrolase family 18 protein, whose amino-acid sequence is MRLDLCAGALALAVLCSQFAEASQTEDDAKDFFEEPTEDPHTFYSDLHPCPRKCDGKAPEDWDVFTDFDRLKLCLQPVLFDMSLYNPVDDYDTPLKLRICTKGNDRTRVNALFSSREPPAIGEITPPRTTQLRVRQSVEECITGRQSKARLKLIREVSQDGSGYSEPISTLLGHFSEYFEDKANCHDQVLFGYANGTVVGMYAGKAFGRATVNSVVGRLLASIANDGHSSNMMGEICGKGRNAEHVFGIAISADGDLAAVQSAVRRWDGAECGEETSASTSSLELNVWQTQDIFRGNDTNQWLSTLPRNTTSRHVVNLSARGDCRTLKVMAGDSCSALAVRCGISGAAFMNYNSDPKLCSSLMPEQRICCSSGSLPDIRPKPNDDGSCATYHVNPNDSCSKIAAANGLDIEDLFIFNSGQRGTWGWTGCGSLMAGLNICISHGTPPMPAPVANAVCGPTKPGSKPPLASQSLADLNPCPLKACCNIWGQCGISGDFCQEKRGKTGNPGTAPRSVNGCISNCGVDIISTSRNANFGRIGYYESWNFNRDCLHLRASSANTDGSYTIIHWAFMDIDPSNWMPKLKDDHQQWDEFTSLQGVKKIISFGGWSFSTDPATYNLLRQAMSPQNRIAFSNNIANFLVDQGLDGVDFDWEYPGATDIDGTPPGSPSDGPNYLKFLWTMKDALARGSHDKSVSIAAPASYWYLKAFPIQKMAEVVDYIVYMTYDLHGQWDAGNQYSMDGCPAGNCLRSHVNLTETTAALAMITKAGVPSTKIYVGEASYGRSFKMSKAGCVDPMCTFEGDRYNSEAMPGVCTGTEGYLSNAEINRIQSVQSNVRTWHDHSNSDIMVYDDTEWVAYMTTTTKNTRRKHWKNHQFAGTIDWAVDLQEFTSDDDYGGSGDDEKDEFDGSTPPSSCDGSYNTLEAIEADKDKMEDHCRDEYMLQVLQKMLEDSLKTHDTLLANNYDHYFDLYAEAVIHSSGKAVKDFMYKHGNDYFSCIVTETYHGCDHCRAINTNPETVDRSCRYCENYDCGAASGCVPGKVDLCQLHHSFRYRNISMPCPPDYAMRSSGRPDDDSPPQQATYWTMLEGKSDSFYADLYKGVGIDNEHIKWKDVQQYPTEKNDASYSHQFWDYNFPVVDNYREKDVANPKEIIDKGRSNLNSMGPDLASVLEQIKKQSYGGFVGDLVDALAMPIILVEQAVASMKTVNDIGEHIDEEKRKAIIIGFLTALLFFVPFVGELAGTFVAMAGVSRILTIVGAVGNAALDIYSVVDSKGNDPLAILSLVLAPAAIFDVARIGKAATIRRGAQETEVAKLGKETKARLDMIDRIKGRTTCALQKRDWKDKTALGGMPLPTSNLATQW